Proteins co-encoded in one Microbacterium hydrocarbonoxydans genomic window:
- a CDS encoding sugar ABC transporter permease — translation MNATVFFQWIGSLPPIAQALAVVIAFAVVVVVILLLVDIAPRRGALYTGIRLAMCLLIPFAVMWFFNSYYWAMGVAVAVGALFFFLDYRSRDGAGYLIQLVAFMAPAMLLLLAGLILPSIQTVYASFWNSSGTDFVGLSNYLWIFTQSDGVTSVVNTIVWVLLVPTLSTIVGLAYAVFIDKTRGEKIYKLLVFMPMAISFVGASIIWRFVYAYRGPEFEQIGLLNQILVWFGGEPQQFLLNGPWNNLALIVVLIWVQTGFAMVVLSASIKGVPTELLEAAELDGANAWERFRSVTIPSIRPALIVVLTTISIASLKVFDIVRTMTGGNYGTSVLANEMYTQFTKFEAGRSAALSVILFILVLPIVIYNARQIKKQREIR, via the coding sequence ATGAACGCGACTGTGTTCTTCCAATGGATCGGGTCTCTGCCCCCGATCGCCCAGGCTCTCGCGGTGGTCATCGCATTCGCGGTGGTCGTCGTCGTCATCCTGCTTCTCGTCGACATCGCCCCTCGTCGAGGTGCGCTCTACACCGGCATCCGCTTGGCGATGTGCCTGCTCATCCCGTTCGCGGTGATGTGGTTCTTCAACTCCTACTACTGGGCCATGGGAGTCGCAGTCGCCGTCGGTGCGCTCTTCTTCTTCCTCGACTACCGCTCCCGCGACGGGGCCGGGTACCTGATCCAGCTCGTCGCCTTCATGGCTCCGGCCATGCTGCTGCTGCTCGCGGGGCTGATCCTGCCGTCCATCCAGACCGTGTACGCATCGTTCTGGAACTCCTCCGGCACCGACTTCGTCGGCCTCTCGAACTATCTCTGGATCTTCACTCAGTCCGACGGCGTCACCTCGGTCGTGAACACGATCGTGTGGGTGCTGCTGGTCCCGACGCTGTCGACCATCGTCGGTCTGGCGTATGCGGTCTTCATCGACAAGACGCGCGGCGAGAAGATCTACAAGCTCCTGGTCTTCATGCCGATGGCGATCTCGTTCGTCGGTGCGAGCATCATCTGGCGGTTCGTCTACGCCTACCGCGGTCCCGAATTCGAGCAGATCGGTCTGCTCAACCAGATCCTGGTCTGGTTCGGCGGTGAGCCGCAGCAGTTCCTGCTCAACGGGCCGTGGAACAACCTCGCGCTCATCGTCGTGCTGATCTGGGTCCAGACCGGTTTCGCGATGGTCGTGCTCTCGGCGTCGATCAAGGGAGTTCCCACCGAGCTCCTCGAGGCGGCCGAACTCGACGGTGCGAACGCCTGGGAGCGTTTCCGTTCCGTCACGATCCCGTCGATCAGGCCGGCGCTGATCGTCGTGCTCACCACGATCTCGATCGCCTCGCTGAAGGTCTTCGACATCGTGCGCACGATGACCGGTGGAAACTACGGCACCTCGGTGCTCGCGAACGAGATGTACACGCAGTTCACCAAGTTCGAGGCGGGACGCAGCGCTGCGCTCTCCGTCATCCTGTTCATCCTGGTGCTCCCGATCGTCATCTACAACGCGCGCCAGATCAAGAAGCAGCGGGAGATCCGATGA
- a CDS encoding carbohydrate ABC transporter permease — translation MTDTVNSDTGQSTRAITTAGRFEASAGRARKRLSRPWATVASIVIAVLWTIPTLGLFISSFRERDAIETSGWWTVFTNPQLTIDNYVAVLQSGTTQLTILESFFNSIVITIPATLIPLMIAAMAAYAFSWIDFKGRNALFIFVFALQIVPIQMALVPLLSSFSRGINLFGVQVTQGLDVSGGYAQVWIAHTMFALPLAIYLLHNFMSEIPGEIIEAARVDGASRGQIFFRIVLPLTMPAIASVAIFQFLWVWNDLLVALVFADGAASPITKVLAEITGRGEGWYLLTAGAFVSIIVPLIVFFSLQRYFVRGLLAGSTKG, via the coding sequence ATGACCGACACCGTGAACTCAGACACCGGACAGAGCACGAGGGCGATCACGACCGCCGGACGCTTCGAAGCCTCGGCCGGGCGGGCGCGCAAGCGCCTGAGCCGCCCGTGGGCGACGGTCGCCTCGATCGTCATCGCCGTGCTGTGGACGATTCCGACGCTCGGACTCTTCATCTCGTCGTTCCGCGAGAGGGATGCGATCGAGACCAGCGGCTGGTGGACGGTCTTCACCAACCCGCAGCTCACCATCGACAACTACGTGGCCGTGCTGCAGTCGGGCACCACGCAGCTGACGATCCTGGAATCGTTCTTCAACTCGATCGTGATCACGATCCCCGCCACGCTCATCCCGTTGATGATCGCGGCGATGGCCGCGTACGCGTTCTCGTGGATCGACTTCAAGGGCCGCAACGCGCTGTTCATCTTCGTGTTCGCGCTGCAGATCGTGCCGATCCAGATGGCCCTCGTGCCGCTGCTGTCGTCGTTCTCCCGCGGCATCAACCTGTTCGGCGTCCAGGTGACGCAGGGGCTCGACGTCTCGGGCGGTTACGCACAGGTGTGGATCGCCCACACCATGTTCGCGCTGCCGTTGGCGATCTACCTGCTGCACAACTTCATGTCCGAGATCCCCGGCGAGATCATCGAGGCGGCTCGCGTCGACGGCGCGTCCCGCGGGCAGATCTTCTTCCGGATCGTGCTGCCGCTGACGATGCCGGCGATCGCGTCGGTCGCGATCTTCCAGTTCCTGTGGGTCTGGAACGACCTGCTCGTGGCCCTGGTCTTCGCCGACGGAGCAGCCTCGCCGATCACGAAGGTGCTCGCCGAGATCACCGGACGCGGCGAGGGCTGGTATCTGCTCACCGCAGGCGCGTTCGTGTCGATCATCGTCCCGCTGATCGTCTTCTTCTCGCTGCAGCGCTACTTCGTGCGAGGGCTGCTCGCGGGGTCGACCAAGGGATAG